A section of the Bradyrhizobium oligotrophicum S58 genome encodes:
- a CDS encoding ABC transporter substrate-binding protein, which yields MMLDRRRLLTSALTLGAMHAFPGLSLAQARPLVFATFTGSWEEAHKAVLVPAFRKANADAAIVLDPMLSVDQIAKVNAAKANPPIDVMLHDPGPALVAIGQDLVDPFPADKSAYYKDLIPEAQDAMGPAPFFQVVGLTYNPETVKTPPTSWADLWKPEFKGKVGITNLNSTLGTGWLVEIARMRGGSEANVDEGFKALEELKPNLAAVAANPGALATLFQQGQVDISPGNFNAIQILKARGVPVEFVAPKEGAIAFKTTIHIVKNSPNKELAFKLIEAALSPEVQTTLMNSPYLIVPTNTKVAMSGEIAKVLAKDTDELKKKFVFQDWKKINEQRASWIEKFNRDIKI from the coding sequence ATGATGCTTGATCGCCGCCGGCTCCTCACCAGCGCCTTGACGCTGGGCGCAATGCACGCCTTCCCTGGTCTCAGTCTCGCGCAGGCGCGGCCGCTGGTGTTCGCGACCTTCACCGGCAGCTGGGAGGAAGCGCACAAGGCGGTGCTGGTCCCGGCCTTCCGCAAGGCCAACGCCGATGCAGCGATCGTGCTCGACCCGATGCTGTCGGTCGACCAGATCGCCAAGGTCAACGCCGCCAAGGCCAATCCGCCGATCGACGTCATGCTGCACGATCCGGGTCCGGCGCTGGTCGCGATCGGCCAGGACCTGGTCGATCCGTTCCCGGCCGACAAGAGCGCGTACTACAAGGATCTGATTCCGGAAGCGCAGGACGCCATGGGCCCGGCGCCGTTCTTCCAGGTCGTCGGCCTCACCTACAATCCGGAGACCGTGAAGACGCCGCCAACGTCATGGGCCGATCTGTGGAAGCCGGAATTCAAGGGCAAGGTCGGCATCACCAACCTGAACTCGACGCTCGGCACCGGCTGGCTGGTCGAGATCGCCCGCATGCGGGGAGGCTCGGAGGCCAATGTCGACGAAGGCTTCAAGGCGCTGGAAGAGCTGAAGCCGAACCTCGCTGCCGTCGCCGCCAATCCCGGCGCACTGGCGACGTTGTTCCAGCAGGGCCAGGTCGACATCTCGCCCGGCAATTTCAACGCTATCCAGATCCTCAAAGCGCGCGGCGTGCCGGTCGAATTCGTGGCGCCGAAGGAAGGCGCGATCGCCTTCAAGACCACGATCCACATCGTCAAGAACTCGCCCAACAAGGAACTCGCCTTCAAGCTGATCGAGGCGGCGCTGTCGCCCGAGGTGCAGACCACCTTGATGAACTCGCCCTATCTGATCGTGCCGACCAATACCAAGGTCGCCATGTCAGGCGAGATCGCCAAGGTGCTGGCCAAGGATACCGACGAGTTGAAGAAGAAGTTCGTGTTCCAGGACTGGAAGAAGATCAACGAGCAGCGCGCCTCCTGGATCGAGAAGTTCAACCGCGACATCAAGATCTGA
- a CDS encoding cupin domain-containing protein yields the protein MSPSLIETANLAVDLAPAPIEPSWIIEGTPTATSCTIARSSDGLGSTIVWHCTEGKFNWYYDFDETILILEGAIVLESEGMPAKRYGPGDVVFFRDGAHAKWHVEGHVKKLAFCLKTQPYVLGLAVRVINKLKRMFLTPEGRRGASLAGA from the coding sequence ATGTCCCCGTCCTTGATCGAAACCGCCAATCTCGCCGTCGACCTGGCGCCTGCCCCGATCGAGCCGTCGTGGATCATCGAGGGCACTCCGACGGCGACCTCCTGCACGATCGCGCGCAGCAGCGATGGTCTGGGCTCGACCATCGTCTGGCATTGCACCGAGGGCAAGTTCAACTGGTACTACGATTTCGACGAGACCATCCTGATCCTGGAAGGCGCGATCGTGCTGGAGAGCGAAGGCATGCCGGCGAAGCGCTATGGGCCGGGCGACGTGGTGTTCTTCCGCGATGGCGCCCATGCCAAATGGCACGTCGAAGGCCATGTCAAGAAGCTCGCCTTCTGCCTGAAGACGCAGCCCTACGTGCTCGGCCTCGCGGTGCGCGTGATCAACAAGCTCAAGCGCATGTTCCTGACGCCGGAAGGCCGTCGCGGCGCCAGCCTCGCGGGTGCCTGA
- a CDS encoding ABC transporter permease — protein MSRRQHNLEALSFQIVMTVIAILALILIVSPSLVVVIVSFTSGFSLKFPPPGYSTRWYLELWNAWQLQFAARNSVVVALWSTGLSIVLGVAASLAISRSKRLTAKLLDSLFMSPLVLPALAFGLAALMFFSLIGLPVSLLTLVIGHTIVCVPYVVRNTVAALAQLEPTLLESSAILGASRLYTFRRIVLPLIRPGIISGAFIAFMSSFDNVPVSLFLRDAATDMLPIRMWQDLEGKLDVTIAALSSVLIIATIALMAIMERTTGLSKRLTG, from the coding sequence ATGAGCCGCAGGCAGCACAATCTCGAAGCGCTCAGCTTCCAGATCGTCATGACGGTCATCGCCATCCTGGCGCTGATCCTGATCGTGTCGCCGTCGCTGGTCGTGGTAATCGTCTCGTTCACGTCAGGTTTCTCGCTGAAGTTCCCGCCGCCAGGGTATTCGACGCGCTGGTACCTCGAGCTGTGGAACGCCTGGCAGCTTCAGTTCGCCGCACGCAACAGCGTCGTCGTCGCGCTATGGTCGACCGGACTGTCGATCGTGCTCGGCGTCGCCGCATCGCTGGCGATCTCGCGCTCCAAGCGCCTGACCGCCAAGCTGCTCGATTCGCTGTTCATGTCGCCGCTGGTGCTGCCGGCGCTCGCTTTTGGCCTCGCAGCGCTGATGTTCTTCTCGCTGATCGGGCTGCCGGTGTCGCTGCTGACGCTGGTGATCGGCCACACCATCGTCTGCGTGCCCTATGTGGTCCGCAATACAGTGGCGGCGCTGGCGCAGCTCGAGCCGACCTTGCTGGAGAGTTCGGCCATTCTTGGCGCGTCCAGGCTGTACACCTTCCGCCGCATCGTGCTGCCGCTGATCCGTCCGGGCATCATCTCCGGCGCGTTCATCGCCTTCATGTCGTCGTTCGACAACGTGCCGGTATCGCTGTTCCTGCGCGATGCCGCCACCGACATGCTGCCGATCCGGATGTGGCAGGACCTCGAAGGCAAGCTCGACGTCACCATCGCCGCCCTTTCCAGCGTGCTGATCATCGCCACCATCGCCCTGATGGCCATCATGGAGCGCACCACGGGCCTGTCAAAGCGGCTGACGGGCTGA
- a CDS encoding aspartate/glutamate racemase family protein: MNILLLNPNIRTDITELMLQVGREAAAPGTTLIPCTAPRGVPYIATRAEAQIGGAVALEMLAERNGTFDAAIIAAFGDPGLFAARELFDVPVIGLAEAAMLTACMAGRRFAIVTFAQALGPWYEECVRMHGLMDRCAGIRMLDGSFKQISDVQHEKEELLVGLALRAVEENEADVLIFAGAPLSGLAARVAHRIPVPVVDQVIAAVKQAEALLALKMRKATAGTFRRPAAKPTVGLAEALAARLEHRDA; encoded by the coding sequence ATGAACATCCTGCTGCTCAATCCCAACATCCGCACTGATATCACCGAGCTGATGCTGCAGGTCGGTCGCGAGGCCGCCGCACCCGGCACGACCTTGATCCCCTGCACCGCGCCGCGTGGCGTGCCCTATATTGCGACCCGCGCTGAGGCGCAGATCGGCGGGGCCGTCGCGCTGGAGATGCTGGCCGAACGTAACGGCACGTTCGATGCCGCGATCATCGCCGCGTTCGGCGATCCCGGCCTGTTCGCCGCGCGCGAGCTGTTCGACGTGCCGGTGATCGGGCTCGCGGAAGCGGCGATGCTGACCGCCTGCATGGCCGGACGGCGCTTCGCCATCGTCACCTTCGCGCAGGCGCTCGGCCCCTGGTACGAGGAGTGTGTGCGCATGCATGGGCTGATGGATCGCTGCGCCGGCATCCGCATGCTCGACGGCAGCTTCAAGCAGATCTCCGACGTGCAGCATGAAAAGGAGGAACTGCTGGTCGGGTTGGCATTGCGCGCGGTCGAGGAGAACGAGGCCGACGTGCTGATCTTCGCCGGCGCGCCACTCTCAGGGCTGGCGGCCCGCGTCGCGCACCGCATTCCCGTGCCGGTGGTCGATCAGGTGATCGCCGCGGTGAAGCAGGCCGAAGCGCTGCTGGCCCTGAAGATGCGCAAGGCGACCGCAGGGACGTTCAGGCGGCCGGCAGCGAAGCCGACGGTGGGATTGGCAGAGGCGCTGGCCGCACGGCTGGAGCATCGTGATGCGTAG
- a CDS encoding ABC transporter permease, which translates to MKSATTAPGDVTSFSLGLALPLGAAFAIFFVLPLAQLLYLSLHNDTAATVWGLGQYIKFLTDPFSLSVLGSTLLLGAEVTLACLVLGYPIAWLYQRSGSRVQTLIIMIVLLPLLTSVVVRTFAWIVILGRQGIINSVLQSLGLIGTPLRMIYTQGGLIAALAQVQMPLMVLPLITAIGRIDPNLSDASASLGAGSWRTFVKVLLPLSMPGIIAGCTLTYAAAITAFITQSLVGGGQMLFMPMYLYQQASTLQNWPFAAAISIIFLFAVLAIVALFSTLGRRARGYGDIR; encoded by the coding sequence ATGAAGAGCGCCACGACAGCGCCGGGAGACGTAACCAGCTTCAGCCTGGGGCTCGCGCTGCCCCTCGGCGCGGCCTTCGCGATCTTCTTCGTGCTGCCGCTGGCGCAGCTGCTTTATCTGTCGCTGCACAACGACACTGCAGCGACGGTGTGGGGGCTCGGCCAGTACATCAAGTTCCTGACCGATCCCTTCAGCCTGTCCGTGCTCGGCTCGACGCTTCTGCTCGGCGCCGAGGTGACGCTGGCCTGCCTCGTGCTCGGCTATCCCATTGCCTGGCTCTATCAGCGCTCCGGCAGCCGGGTGCAGACGCTGATCATCATGATCGTGCTGCTGCCGCTGCTGACCAGCGTCGTGGTCCGCACCTTCGCCTGGATCGTGATCCTGGGACGGCAAGGCATCATCAACTCCGTGCTGCAGTCGCTCGGCCTGATCGGCACGCCGCTGCGCATGATCTATACGCAAGGCGGACTGATCGCGGCACTGGCGCAGGTGCAGATGCCGCTGATGGTGCTGCCGCTGATCACCGCGATCGGCCGCATCGACCCCAATCTCTCCGATGCCTCGGCCTCGCTCGGCGCCGGCAGCTGGCGCACCTTCGTCAAGGTGTTGCTGCCGCTGTCGATGCCCGGCATCATCGCCGGCTGCACCCTGACCTATGCGGCTGCCATCACCGCCTTCATCACCCAGTCGCTGGTCGGCGGCGGGCAGATGCTGTTCATGCCGATGTATCTCTATCAGCAGGCCTCGACCCTGCAGAACTGGCCGTTCGCCGCCGCGATCTCGATCATCTTCCTGTTCGCGGTGCTGGCCATCGTCGCGCTGTTCTCGACGCTCGGACGGCGCGCCCGTGGCTATGGAGACATCAGATGA
- a CDS encoding GFA family protein: MMTFRGSCLCGEVAFEVDGPFDKFLNCHCSRCRKASGTAHSCEVVVKADALRWLQGEDLVTRFDLPRARSFATAFCNRCGSPLPHLTRSGREAIIPAGGFDQPLGAAPDRHVHWATRADWYVHGERLLIED, translated from the coding sequence ATGATGACGTTTCGCGGCAGCTGCCTGTGCGGCGAGGTGGCGTTCGAAGTCGACGGCCCTTTCGACAAATTCCTCAACTGTCATTGCTCGCGTTGCCGCAAGGCCAGCGGCACGGCGCATTCCTGTGAGGTGGTCGTCAAGGCCGACGCATTGCGCTGGCTGCAGGGCGAGGACTTGGTGACGCGGTTCGACCTGCCGCGCGCGCGCAGCTTTGCGACGGCCTTCTGCAACAGATGCGGCAGCCCGCTGCCGCATCTGACCCGCAGCGGCCGCGAGGCGATCATTCCCGCCGGAGGCTTCGATCAGCCGCTCGGCGCCGCCCCCGATCGACACGTCCATTGGGCGACGCGCGCCGACTGGTACGTTCATGGCGAGCGCCTGCTCATCGAGGACTGA
- a CDS encoding DUF2256 domain-containing protein: MPKMRRKADLPIKICKACGRPFAWRRKWARDWDGVKFCSDRCRFERQRKGPAAQS; this comes from the coding sequence ATGCCGAAAATGCGGCGCAAGGCCGACCTGCCGATCAAGATCTGCAAGGCGTGTGGCCGCCCCTTCGCGTGGCGGCGCAAATGGGCGCGCGACTGGGACGGGGTGAAGTTCTGTTCCGATCGCTGCCGATTCGAGCGGCAACGAAAAGGCCCGGCCGCGCAATCGTGA
- a CDS encoding hydroxyisourate hydrolase produces MAGGISVHAVDVANGRPALGLRVAIWRVVPDRTLLAEGQLGADGTLEAPVVTGDGVTAGEYEVLFHIGEFFGAGGQTKFLTTVPFRFAIDKVEEHFHLPLKFTPWGYSIFRGA; encoded by the coding sequence ATGGCCGGCGGTATCTCGGTTCACGCGGTCGATGTGGCGAACGGGCGGCCGGCGCTGGGCCTGCGCGTCGCGATCTGGCGCGTGGTGCCCGATCGCACGCTGCTCGCCGAAGGCCAGCTTGGCGCCGACGGCACCCTTGAGGCGCCGGTCGTCACGGGCGACGGCGTTACTGCCGGCGAGTATGAGGTGCTGTTCCATATTGGTGAGTTCTTCGGAGCGGGCGGGCAGACGAAATTCCTGACAACAGTGCCCTTCCGTTTCGCGATCGACAAGGTCGAGGAGCATTTTCACCTGCCGCTGAAATTCACCCCCTGGGGCTATTCGATCTTCCGCGGGGCTTGA
- a CDS encoding ABC transporter ATP-binding protein: MTPDTPALAVRGLTKCFERPAVDGLDLIVRVGEFYALVGPNGAGKTTTLRMVAGLLRPDAGRIEIFGIDALREPIAAKQVMAWVSDEPMIYDKLTPLEYLEFVAGLWGIDAARSGEAARELLVSLGLEAHLHERCEGFSKGMRQKVALAGALIHDPQLIILDEPLTGLDAVSARHVKGLLAERVRRGGTVIMTTHILEVAERMADRIGVIAAGRIVAEGTLAELRQQNGANDTSLEELFIALVDVELAS, from the coding sequence ATGACACCAGACACTCCAGCCCTCGCCGTGCGAGGGTTAACGAAATGTTTCGAACGGCCTGCGGTCGACGGGCTCGACCTGATCGTGCGCGTCGGTGAGTTCTACGCGCTGGTCGGCCCCAACGGCGCCGGGAAGACGACGACGTTGCGCATGGTCGCCGGTCTGCTGCGTCCGGATGCCGGCCGCATCGAGATTTTCGGCATCGATGCGCTGCGCGAGCCGATCGCCGCGAAGCAAGTGATGGCCTGGGTCTCCGACGAGCCGATGATCTATGACAAGCTCACGCCGCTCGAATATCTCGAATTCGTCGCCGGGCTTTGGGGCATCGATGCCGCGCGCTCCGGTGAGGCCGCCCGCGAGCTGCTGGTTTCGCTCGGACTTGAGGCGCATCTCCACGAGCGATGCGAAGGATTTTCCAAGGGCATGCGCCAGAAGGTGGCGCTTGCCGGCGCGCTGATTCATGATCCGCAACTGATCATTCTCGACGAGCCGCTGACTGGGCTGGATGCGGTGTCCGCGCGTCATGTGAAGGGGCTGCTGGCCGAGCGCGTGCGCCGTGGCGGCACCGTGATCATGACCACCCACATTCTCGAGGTCGCCGAGCGGATGGCCGACCGCATCGGCGTCATCGCCGCCGGGCGCATCGTGGCCGAAGGAACGCTCGCCGAGCTCCGCCAGCAGAACGGAGCGAATGACACCAGCCTGGAAGAGCTGTTCATCGCGCTGGTCGACGTCGAGTTGGCTTCATGA
- a CDS encoding MBL fold metallo-hydrolase: MLRPLLSLLAALVAFASPALAQPGPRASECLAMAGGPRAMPVSLRQAAGAGNEVTITYAGHSTYFIDTPMGIRIATDYSGAYQVGRLPDVITMNRAHSTHYTLAPDPRIPHVLHGWGDDGKPAQVYERIGDVLVRNITTDIRRYFGDSIGIDMIKDGNSIFIFEVAGLCIGHLGHLHVKLDETHFAAIGRLDIVMVPIDGTYTMSLDGISEITKRLRASVVLPMHRFATPLEEFMRKVGQQFEIDRRSERTLKMSRELLPSSPTVIILDGV; the protein is encoded by the coding sequence ATGCTGCGTCCGCTGCTCTCGCTGCTCGCCGCCCTGGTCGCGTTCGCATCGCCCGCTCTGGCGCAACCGGGGCCGCGCGCCAGCGAGTGCCTGGCGATGGCCGGCGGCCCGCGCGCCATGCCGGTGAGCCTGCGCCAGGCCGCGGGTGCCGGCAACGAGGTGACGATCACCTATGCCGGACACTCGACCTACTTCATCGATACGCCCATGGGCATCCGCATCGCGACCGACTACAGCGGCGCCTATCAGGTCGGGCGGCTGCCCGACGTGATCACCATGAACCGGGCGCACTCGACGCACTACACGCTCGCGCCCGATCCGCGCATTCCGCACGTGCTGCACGGCTGGGGCGATGACGGCAAGCCGGCCCAGGTGTACGAGCGGATCGGCGACGTCCTGGTCCGCAACATCACCACCGACATCCGCCGCTATTTCGGCGATTCCATCGGCATCGACATGATCAAGGACGGCAACTCGATCTTCATCTTCGAGGTCGCCGGCCTGTGCATCGGCCATCTCGGCCATCTTCACGTCAAGCTGGACGAAACGCATTTCGCCGCGATCGGCCGGCTCGACATCGTCATGGTGCCGATCGACGGCACCTATACGATGTCGCTCGACGGCATCTCCGAGATCACCAAGCGGCTGCGCGCCTCGGTGGTGCTGCCGATGCACCGCTTTGCGACGCCGCTCGAGGAGTTCATGCGCAAGGTCGGCCAGCAGTTCGAGATCGACCGCCGCAGCGAGCGGACCTTGAAGATGTCGCGCGAGCTGCTGCCGTCGAGTCCGACCGTGATCATTCTCGACGGAGTGTAG
- a CDS encoding DUF4399 domain-containing protein — MRRLSLAIALTLSAATLATTSVVMAGETPAPENAKAYFINLKDGDTVSSPVVIRFGLSGMGVAPSGTEAPNTGHHHLLIDAPALEGDALNEAIPVDSGHVHFGKGQTEASVTLTPGKHTLQLVLGDWSHIPHNKPVMSERITIDVQATTGSAKQ, encoded by the coding sequence ATGCGTCGCCTGAGCCTCGCCATCGCCCTCACGCTGTCCGCCGCCACCCTTGCAACCACCTCCGTCGTCATGGCCGGCGAAACGCCTGCCCCCGAGAATGCCAAGGCCTACTTCATCAACCTCAAGGACGGCGACACCGTCTCCTCGCCGGTCGTGATCCGCTTCGGCCTGTCCGGCATGGGCGTGGCGCCGTCCGGCACCGAAGCCCCCAACACCGGCCATCACCATTTGCTGATCGACGCGCCCGCGCTCGAAGGCGATGCGCTCAACGAGGCCATCCCCGTCGATTCCGGCCATGTGCATTTCGGCAAGGGCCAGACCGAGGCGTCGGTCACCCTCACGCCGGGCAAGCACACGCTGCAGCTCGTGCTCGGCGACTGGAGCCACATCCCGCACAACAAGCCGGTGATGTCGGAGCGGATCACGATCGACGTGCAGGCCACCACGGGCAGCGCCAAGCAGTAA
- a CDS encoding aminopeptidase, whose amino-acid sequence MTAHVSNFAAAIDPVKLDRLAEVAVKVGLQLQPGQDLLLTAPSVALPLVRKVAEHAYKAGAGIVTSFFSDEELTLARYRYGHDTSFDRAADWLYQGMAKAFSENTARLAIVGDNPMLLSGQDPSKVARASKANSKAYQPALEKITNFETNWNIIAYPSASWAKLVFPDVPEEVAVAKLADAIFAASRVDRDDAVSAWERHNAVLRERTEWLNGRRFSALHYTGPGMDLTIGLADGHEWEGGASTAKNGITCNANIPTEEVFTTPHCRRVSGHVVSSKPLSYQGTLIDNIQVRFEDGRIVEAKASRGEEVLNKVLDTDEGARRLGEVALVPHSSPISKSGLLFYNTLFDENAASHIALGQCYSKCFVNGTTLSPQQIAAQGGNQSLIHIDWMIGADDTDIDGINADGSRVPVFRKGEWA is encoded by the coding sequence ATGACCGCACATGTCAGCAACTTCGCTGCCGCCATCGATCCTGTGAAGCTCGACCGCCTCGCCGAGGTCGCGGTCAAGGTCGGCCTGCAGCTGCAGCCCGGTCAAGACCTGCTGCTGACGGCGCCGTCGGTGGCGCTGCCGCTCGTGCGCAAGGTCGCCGAGCACGCCTACAAGGCCGGTGCGGGAATCGTGACTTCGTTCTTCTCCGACGAGGAGCTGACCCTGGCGCGCTACCGCTATGGACACGATACGAGCTTCGATCGCGCCGCGGACTGGCTCTACCAGGGCATGGCGAAGGCGTTCTCGGAAAACACCGCGCGGCTCGCGATCGTCGGCGACAATCCGATGCTGCTGTCGGGCCAGGATCCGTCCAAGGTGGCGCGCGCCAGCAAGGCCAACTCCAAGGCCTATCAGCCGGCGCTGGAGAAGATCACGAATTTCGAGACCAACTGGAACATCATCGCCTATCCCAGCGCGTCCTGGGCCAAGCTGGTTTTCCCTGACGTCCCCGAGGAGGTCGCGGTGGCCAAGCTCGCGGACGCGATCTTCGCGGCGTCGCGGGTCGACCGCGACGATGCGGTGTCCGCCTGGGAGCGCCACAACGCGGTGCTGCGCGAGCGCACCGAATGGCTCAACGGCCGGCGTTTCAGCGCGCTGCACTACACCGGCCCCGGCATGGATCTGACCATCGGCCTTGCCGACGGCCACGAATGGGAAGGCGGCGCCTCGACTGCCAAGAACGGTATCACCTGCAACGCCAACATCCCGACCGAGGAGGTGTTCACGACGCCGCACTGCCGCCGCGTGTCGGGTCACGTCGTCAGCTCCAAGCCGCTGTCCTACCAGGGCACGCTGATCGACAACATCCAGGTCAGGTTCGAGGACGGCCGCATCGTCGAGGCCAAGGCCTCGCGCGGCGAGGAAGTGCTGAACAAGGTGCTGGACACCGACGAGGGCGCGCGCCGGCTCGGCGAGGTCGCGCTGGTGCCGCACTCCTCGCCGATCTCCAAGAGCGGCCTGCTGTTCTACAATACGCTGTTCGACGAAAACGCGGCGTCGCACATCGCGCTCGGCCAATGCTACTCGAAGTGCTTCGTCAACGGCACCACGCTGTCGCCGCAGCAGATCGCGGCGCAAGGCGGCAACCAGAGCCTGATCCATATCGACTGGATGATCGGCGCTGATGATACCGACATCGACGGCATCAATGCCGACGGCAGCCGCGTGCCGGTGTTCCGCAAGGGCGAGTGGGCCTGA
- a CDS encoding alpha/beta fold hydrolase — protein sequence MTDQGTSSQAPIMQPVMQPVRSIDAGVLSIAYVESGPADGPVVILLHGYPYDIHSYVDVAPRLAAQGCRVVVPYVRGYGPTRFRDPSTPRSGQQAAVGADLIALMDALAIPRAVFAGYDWGGRAACVGAALWPERCAGLVSVNGYLIQNIARAMEPAPVPREFAFWYQWYFQTERGRAGLAANRAEIARLLWQQWSPNWRFDDATFARAAAAFDNPDHVAVVINSYRHRFGLAEGDPRYQDLERRLAAQPVINVPTVTLDGDGDGVIPATDGQAHAAKFSNRIAHRVIPRAGHNLPQEEPEAFAAAVMELLR from the coding sequence ATGACGGATCAAGGCACATCGTCGCAGGCGCCAATCATGCAACCCGTCATGCAACCGGTGCGGTCGATCGATGCCGGGGTGCTCAGCATCGCCTATGTCGAGAGCGGACCGGCCGACGGCCCCGTCGTCATCCTGCTGCACGGCTATCCCTACGACATCCATTCCTATGTCGACGTTGCGCCGCGCCTTGCCGCGCAAGGCTGCCGCGTCGTCGTGCCCTATGTGCGCGGCTATGGCCCGACCCGCTTCCGCGATCCATCGACGCCGCGCTCAGGGCAGCAGGCCGCGGTCGGCGCCGACCTGATTGCGCTGATGGATGCGCTGGCGATCCCGCGCGCCGTGTTCGCCGGCTATGATTGGGGCGGCCGGGCCGCCTGCGTCGGTGCGGCGCTGTGGCCCGAGCGCTGCGCCGGCCTGGTCTCGGTCAACGGCTATCTGATCCAGAACATCGCCAGGGCGATGGAGCCGGCGCCCGTTCCGCGCGAGTTCGCGTTCTGGTATCAATGGTACTTCCAGACCGAGCGCGGCCGCGCCGGGCTCGCCGCGAACCGCGCCGAGATCGCCCGTCTGCTCTGGCAGCAATGGTCACCGAACTGGCGCTTCGACGATGCGACCTTCGCGCGCGCGGCGGCGGCCTTCGACAATCCGGATCACGTCGCGGTCGTGATCAACAGCTATCGGCATCGCTTCGGGCTGGCGGAGGGCGATCCGCGCTATCAGGACCTCGAGCGGCGATTGGCGGCCCAGCCCGTCATCAATGTGCCGACGGTCACGCTCGATGGTGACGGTGACGGCGTCATCCCGGCGACCGATGGCCAGGCGCATGCGGCGAAGTTCAGCAACCGGATCGCCCATCGCGTGATCCCGCGCGCCGGCCACAACCTGCCGCAGGAGGAGCCCGAAGCTTTCGCTGCCGCCGTCATGGAGTTGCTGCGCTGA
- a CDS encoding ABC transporter ATP-binding protein codes for MASVSEAKSLVLDRITHRFASGTMAVSDINLDVKGGEIIALLGPSGCGKTTLLRIIAGFIGQSEGRVIIGNNVVDALPPNRRAVGIVFQNYALFPHLSINENVGYGLAARGVGQAARNAEAQRLLDMVQLGQFGERLPRQLSGGQQQRVALARALAIKPSILLLDEPFAALDKNLRLDMQIEVKRLQRMAGITTLIVTHDQEEALSMADRVAVLSHGHLEQFGTPSEIYDQPQTLFVNTFVGTANKMKGVVLATDASNVRVGLEAGGEIIARAPKTVRASDEVTVCLRPEHLTFVSDGSGFAGEIGMALPLGATVVHEIKAKDGSSIKISQARTGGTPLREAGTPVRVAPLAPGLATVFPQ; via the coding sequence ATGGCCAGCGTATCGGAAGCCAAGTCGCTAGTTCTGGATCGGATCACGCACCGCTTTGCCAGCGGCACGATGGCTGTATCCGACATCAATCTCGATGTGAAAGGCGGCGAGATCATCGCCCTGCTCGGCCCGTCCGGCTGTGGCAAGACCACGCTGCTGCGGATCATCGCCGGCTTCATCGGCCAGAGCGAGGGGCGTGTCATCATCGGCAATAACGTCGTCGATGCGCTGCCGCCAAATCGCCGCGCCGTCGGCATCGTGTTCCAGAACTACGCACTGTTCCCGCATCTGTCGATCAACGAGAATGTCGGCTACGGCCTCGCCGCACGCGGCGTCGGCCAGGCCGCGCGCAACGCGGAAGCGCAACGACTGCTCGACATGGTGCAGCTCGGCCAATTCGGCGAACGACTGCCGCGGCAATTGTCGGGCGGCCAGCAGCAGCGGGTGGCATTGGCACGCGCGCTCGCGATCAAGCCCTCGATCCTGCTGCTCGATGAGCCGTTCGCGGCGCTCGACAAGAATTTGCGGCTGGACATGCAGATCGAGGTCAAGCGGCTGCAACGCATGGCGGGCATCACCACCCTCATCGTGACCCACGACCAGGAGGAGGCGTTGTCGATGGCCGACCGCGTCGCCGTGCTGAGCCACGGCCATCTCGAGCAGTTCGGCACGCCGAGTGAGATCTATGACCAGCCGCAGACGCTGTTCGTGAACACCTTCGTCGGCACGGCGAACAAGATGAAGGGCGTGGTGCTTGCGACCGATGCGAGTAACGTAAGGGTCGGCCTTGAGGCCGGCGGCGAGATCATCGCCCGCGCGCCGAAGACGGTTCGTGCCTCAGACGAGGTCACCGTCTGCCTGCGTCCCGAGCATCTCACCTTCGTCAGCGACGGCTCCGGCTTTGCCGGCGAGATCGGCATGGCGCTGCCGCTCGGTGCCACCGTCGTCCATGAGATCAAGGCCAAGGACGGATCGAGCATCAAGATTTCGCAGGCCCGTACCGGCGGTACGCCGCTGCGGGAGGCCGGCACGCCGGTGCGCGTTGCGCCGCTCGCACCGGGACTCGCGACCGTCTTTCCGCAATGA